The following nucleotide sequence is from bacterium.
CCAGTACGCCGCCGACCAGGTCCTCAAGATCTGCGACAACGCGCTGCAGGTCCTGGGCGGCCACGGCTACATCCGCGATCACCTGGTGGAGCTCTTCCTGCGCGACGCGCGCAGCTTCTTCACCATCGACGGCGTCGCCATCGTCTGAGGCGAGAGGAGCACACGATCATGATCGACTTCGATCTGTCCGACGGCATCAAGAACATGCGCAACATGACGCACATGGTCGCCGAGCAGGCCATGCGTCCCATCTCGCGCGAGTCCGATGAGAAGGAGCACGAGAAGCCCATGGAGTTCCTCTCCATGATGTGGAACGTCTCCAAGGGCGCGACCATGACGGGCGGCGCCGACGGCGACGACAAGCCGTCGAAGAAGAAGGACAAGGGTCCGAACGAGCGCATCCTCGGCATGTGCGTCACGGTCGAGGAGCTGTGCTGGGGCGACGTCGGCCTCTACCTCTCGATCCCGAACCCGGGCCTCGGCGGCGCGGCGGTGCAGGCCGCCGGTACGCCCGAGCAGAAGGAGCGCTTCCTCGCGCGCTTCAGGGACGGCGATCCCAAGTGGGGCGCGATGGCGATCACCGAGCCCGGCTGCGGCTCGGACAGCGCCGCCATCCAGACGACCGCCGTGCGCGACGGCGATCACTGGGTCCTGAACGGCACCAAGATCTTCTGCACCAGCGGCCTCATGGCGGCCGAGAAGTCCGACGGCTTCGTCGTCGTGTGGGCGACGCTCGACCGCTCCGCCGGCCGCTCCGGCATCCGCGCCTTCGTCGTCGACGCGCACACGCCGGGCATGTACGTGACCAAGGTCGAGGACAAGCTCGGCATCCGCGCGTCGGACACGGCGACGATCGTGTTCGAGGACTGCCGCATCCCGCTCGACAACATCCTCGGCAGCGCCGAGGTGAAGAAGACGGGCGGCTTCAAGGGCGCGATGGCGACCTTCGACGCCACCCGCCCGATCGTCGCCGCCAGCGCCATCGGCGTCGCACGCGCGGCGCTCGATTTCGTGCGCGACACGCTGAAGGAGAAGGGGGTCACGGTCCGCTACGGCGCCCCGCTCCACAAGCTGACGGCGCTCGAGCGCGACTTCATGGAGATGGAGGCGCAGGTGCAGGCCGCGCGCCTGCTCGTATGGCGCGCGGCGTGGATGCTCGACAACGGCGTCCACAACAATCTCGAGGCCTCGATCTGCAAGGCGAAAGCCGGCCTCGTCGTGACCTGGGTAACCCAGAAGGCGGTCGAGATCCTCGGGCCGCTCGGCTACTCGCGCGCACACCTGCTCGAGAAGTGGATGCGCGACGCGAAGATCAGCGACATCTACGAGGGCACGCAGCAGATCAACCAGCTCATCATCGCCCGGCGCGTGCTCGGCTACTCGTCCGAGCAGCTGAAGTAGCGACTCCGGCGGAGGGGCGTGGCGGCCGTCGCGCCCCTCCGCTAGATCGGGCGGTCATGGCGACCGCCCCCGGCGGGCACGGCGTGCCGGATATCCTCCCCCTCCTCGCCCGCGTTCCCGATCACCGCGAGTTCTTCGGCTTCGACGAGCTGCGCGCGCGTGCGACGGCGCTGTGCGCGGAGTTTCCCGGCATCGCGCGCATGGAGCAGGTCGGCGCCTCGACCGAGGGCCGCCCGATCGAGATGCTGAGCGTCGGCCACGGTCGTACGCCGGTGCTGCTGCTCGGCGTGCCGCATCCGAACGAACCGATCGGCACGCTGACGATCGACTTCCTCACGCGGCTCCTCTGCGAGGACGACGCGCTGCGAACGCGGCTCGACGTGACGCTGCACGCCATCCCCGTCGCCGACCCCGACGGTCTCGTGCTGAACGAGGGCTGGTTCAAGGGCGCGTTCTCGCCGCTGCGCTACGCGCTCCATTTCTATCGCCCGCCGCACCGCGAGCAGGTCGAGTGGAGCTTCCCCGTGCTCTACAAGACGTTGCGCTGGACGACGCCTACGGCCGAAACGGCCACGGTGATGCGCGTCATGGAGCGGGTGCGGCCGCGGGTCTACTACTCGCTGCACAACGCCGGCTTCTGCGGCGTCTACTTCTACGTCTCGGACGGCCGTCCGGACCTCTACCCGGCCTACCACGCGCTGGTCGCGTCGCAGGGTCTGCCGCTCCATCGCGGCGAGCCCGAGGTGCCGTACCTGCGCACGCTGGCGCCGGCGATCTACGGTCTGTTCGGCATCGACGAGACCTACGAGTACCTCGCCCGGACGCTGGACGAGGATCCCGCCACGGTGATCGAGGCCGGCACCTGTGGCGACGACTGGATCCGCCGCGTCTGCGACGCCTACTCGCTGGTGTGCGAGCTGCCCTACTACACCGCCCCGGCGCTCGACGACGCGTCACCGGCGGGCTGCACCCGGCGCGAGGCGGTGCGGGCCGGGATCGAGCGTGGGCTCGCGCTGCACGCCGAGCTGGAGGGCTTCGTCGCGGCGCTCGGTGAACGGGCGCCGGATCACCGGCTCACGCGCTCCGTCGTCGACTACGTGCGCAAGCTGCCGAAGCGTCTCGCGGCGCAGCGGGCCGAGGCCGAGACGGTGGCATACGCGCGCGAGGCGACGCGCGCCGAGGCGATCGACGCGACGGTGTGCTCGACGTTCTACCACCTGCTCTACTTCGGCGAGCTGCACCGGCTCGCGGTGATGGTCGGCGACGCTGCGCTCGCCGATGCGGTGCACGCGCGTCTGTCGGCGCTCGCGGCCGAGGTCGAGCGCGACAGCGCGCTGCGCGTGCTGCCGATCCGGCCCCTGGTCGCCGTGCAGGCAGGTGCCGGGCTGCTCGCGATGGGCGCTGCGGGCAGCGGCGTCTAGCTGCGGCGCAGGAGAACGAGCAACAGCACGGCGGTCGCCAGATCGACGACCCCGGTGGCGAGGAACGGCAGGGCGCGCGCCCACTGCACGAAGAGCAGCCACGCGGTGCCCGAGCAGACGAGGAGCGACACGACGACGGCGCCGACCAGGCCGCGCCGGCGCGGCGCGTCCTCGGAGGCCATCCACGCGAGGACCGCGAGCGTCGCCAGGTGGGCGACGGCGTGCGGGAACCAGAAGTCGGACGAGACCGGCGTCGGGCTCTCGGGAAGACCGCGCAAGCCGAGGAGCAGGCCCGGGTCGGAGAGCGCCTGGACGGACTCCTCGGGACGGGCGAGCAGGACCAGCGCCCCGGTGCCGAAGACGACGGCGAGGAGGCGCAACGTCCAGACCAAACGGCGCTCGCCGGCCGTCATCGGGCTCCCCGAACGGACGTCTGGCGGAGCGTCGGCGGGCCGCATGCGAGCATTGCCGTCGATCCATGGACGACGGCGCGCCTCGCGTCGAGAGGCCGGCTCACGCGGCGCCGCAGACGGACGGGATGTCCGCCTCCGGCGCCGCGCTGGCCGGAGCGATCCGGCGCCGGCGTGGCGATCGGGATCGCGCTACTTGTAGAAGCCCGAGCGCGTGTCGAGCTTGGCGACGATCGCCTCGGTCCGGTCGGCCGCGCGCTCGGCGCGTTCCGCGGCGTTCTCGACGCGTGTGGCAGCGCGCTCTGCCCGCTCGGCCGCGGCTTCGGCCCGTGCCGCGGGGCCGGTCGTACCCTTCGGACCATACTGGCGCGCCAGCGGTTGGAGCACGGCGACGTCGTCGTCGGTCAGCTGGCGCTCGTAGCGCGACAGATTGATGCTGGGATCGCCGAGGATGTAGGCCCGCGCGAAGCTCACCTCGCGGCGGTCGCCCAGGTAGTAGATCGTGACTTCGTACTTGTCCCACGGCGGGCGGTCGGCCAGGAACTTCAGCTCGGCCACGTCGGGATAGCCGTTGCGCGAGACGTACGCGGCCAGCCGCCGGTTCTTCCCCATCTCCGCCCGCAGCCCGTGGGCCGTCAGGATCCGGGTCGCCTGGTCCGCGCTAGCCGCGACCGCCGACGCCATCAGGAGCGCTCCCATCGCCCACGCCACCACACCACGCATGTGACCTCCTCCCGGGCGCTGGGTCGCCGCCCGTCATCGACTTCCAGCGAGGATACATGCGGTCCCGGTGAGTGTCATGCAGCGCGATGCCGGCAAAACCACTTGCCGATCCGCCGGGTTGGCAAGCGCGCTCGGGCGGGCTACCACGACCGCCGACCACCACCGCCCCCCCCATGACCTCCGGAGGTACACAGCCGATGCTGGGTTTCGAGCTCACCGAGGAGCAGCAGCAGCTCAAGGACACCGCCCGTCGTTTCGCCGCCGCCGAGATCATCCCCAAGGCCGGGGAGTACGACGAGGAGCAGCGCTTCCCCGAGGACATCGCGCGCAAGGCCTGGGAGGTCGGCCTCATGAACTTCGAGGTGCCGCGCGAGCACGGCGGCCTCGGGCTCGGCGTCCTCGACACGTGTCTGATGCTCGAGGAGCTCAACTACGGCTGCGCCGGCATCACCAACGTCGTGGCAGCCAACGGACTCGCCGCGCATCCGCTCGTCATCGCCGGCACCGACGAGCAGCAGAAGCGCTACCTCGGCCAGCTCACGAACGAGTTCTCGTTCGCGGCGTTCTGCATCACGGAGCCGGGCGCAGGCTCCGACGTCGCGGGTATGTCGACGGCGTATCGCCGCGTCGGCGACGACTTCGTCATCAACGGCACGAAGCACTTCATCTCGAACGGCAGCGTCGCGCACTGGTACGTCGTCTTCGCGACGCGCGACCGCAAGGAGCGCCACGGCGGCATC
It contains:
- a CDS encoding acyl-CoA dehydrogenase family protein; translation: MIDFDLSDGIKNMRNMTHMVAEQAMRPISRESDEKEHEKPMEFLSMMWNVSKGATMTGGADGDDKPSKKKDKGPNERILGMCVTVEELCWGDVGLYLSIPNPGLGGAAVQAAGTPEQKERFLARFRDGDPKWGAMAITEPGCGSDSAAIQTTAVRDGDHWVLNGTKIFCTSGLMAAEKSDGFVVVWATLDRSAGRSGIRAFVVDAHTPGMYVTKVEDKLGIRASDTATIVFEDCRIPLDNILGSAEVKKTGGFKGAMATFDATRPIVAASAIGVARAALDFVRDTLKEKGVTVRYGAPLHKLTALERDFMEMEAQVQAARLLVWRAAWMLDNGVHNNLEASICKAKAGLVVTWVTQKAVEILGPLGYSRAHLLEKWMRDAKISDIYEGTQQINQLIIARRVLGYSSEQLK
- a CDS encoding peptidase M14 → MATAPGGHGVPDILPLLARVPDHREFFGFDELRARATALCAEFPGIARMEQVGASTEGRPIEMLSVGHGRTPVLLLGVPHPNEPIGTLTIDFLTRLLCEDDALRTRLDVTLHAIPVADPDGLVLNEGWFKGAFSPLRYALHFYRPPHREQVEWSFPVLYKTLRWTTPTAETATVMRVMERVRPRVYYSLHNAGFCGVYFYVSDGRPDLYPAYHALVASQGLPLHRGEPEVPYLRTLAPAIYGLFGIDETYEYLARTLDEDPATVIEAGTCGDDWIRRVCDAYSLVCELPYYTAPALDDASPAGCTRREAVRAGIERGLALHAELEGFVAALGERAPDHRLTRSVVDYVRKLPKRLAAQRAEAETVAYAREATRAEAIDATVCSTFYHLLYFGELHRLAVMVGDAALADAVHARLSALAAEVERDSALRVLPIRPLVAVQAGAGLLAMGAAGSGV